From the genome of Clavelina lepadiformis chromosome 2, kaClaLepa1.1, whole genome shotgun sequence:
TAGCCAACGAATCTGGCCTAGCATATAGCAATGGACGTGATAGTAGCTGGGTACTCAAAGACTGAGACATCGTCCTTAGCTGCAGCTTTATCTCACTTAGGTTACAACGTTTATGACTTTCCTGAGCAgttatatatattgtatatactgactgtatatataggctatatttaCTGAAGTTAGTTGCAACAGTTAGTACGTCaaagtttaaagcaaaaatactTCGTCTAAACTTTGAGGCTTTGAGTAAGCTCATTGTCATTGACCGTCTCGGGCCCATTGCATCTCTCTAAAAGACCAATTAAACTTCTGAACAACTCTTCCAAACGTCTTGCTAACTGGGCCCACTTTAAGCGAGAGTCATGACCTCTCCAAATTTGTTGAACCTATCGTCGGTGCGGCTAAACGTAGGCAATCATAACATCATAACATTGACAAGCCCCAATCTCGCAGATGTCGTTCTTGACCAGCGGGCTTTATAAGAGGGTCCGCGCCGccattatttttttctgcCCAGGTGCATTGTGCTGCAAATGTACACTGATGTGGTCTCAGTAGCCAGGTGGTTCGAGCGCTGGCCTTGCTATAAATCCTCCGGAAAATAAATCTTGGTCCTTGTTCGACACCCAGTGGCGCCAAACCTTTGTAAGGCATTAACAGTCCTCGCTTCTGTTCAAttctataatatatatatctCGACGGGgaaaatttaacttaaaacttaaatataTAAGCTATACGGTGTAATAAAACACGTTCATTTTAAATGAGCAATAACAAATACAATCATCAAACAACACATCACTGGATGATCGCGAGCAGAAGCAGAAGCCTTGAAAAGCTCAGCAATGACGTTCCTGCAAACTGCAACGTTCGTTTCATCTTAACAAAACCAACGCTGAAAAAGTGAGCTTAACTTGTCAAGCAATAATTTTCCGGGATGAAACTTATGATACTTGTAAGTGACGAGACACAGGGTTAAACACAACAACACAGACGTGGTTGCAGCTTCTCGTTGTATTCGAATAAATGCCGGATGAGTTGCCATGAGTTTGTCACTGACATTTCCAGCAACGTTTTCATGAGGGAAGGGCTTGTCTGGAATTTCCTTTCCTAGGAACTCACACAAAGGCGCCCATCCTTGACCGACATCGTAGACCAGCAGTTTATCAGGAGGACAATTCTGAAAGCGTTAATTTGTTTCATGTTCCACTGCATATGAATCAAAACAATGCGACAAGCATCACAACAAACGATCTCACCTGTTGGCAATACTTGGTATGTTGTCTGAAGCCTCTTTTCAGTAAAATGACATTGCTATGATAGCTTAAGTAAAACGGATGACGCATATGTAAACCAGATCGACACATGACTGAAAGTCAGAAAACATTCTAATTGTTAATACGTTGTTTTAAAACCTGGGATTTAGTTTATCTGATACAAAATGCTAACTAACTTGAGCGCGCGAACACACAAGTAAATGTTGTGTCTGGTATAATCTTTATTCTCGAGCTGagataaatatttttgcacgCCTTCAACTTCGCGAGATTCTTCGTCGCTCGAGCTCCAGTTATGCACCAGTTAGATCCGATGAAACAGACagattttttactttgcttGTGTGTATTGTCTGAATTTTGGACTGTTTTTTTGGATCTCCAAACAGGAAAAAGCGCCCGTGATTATCTTGGCAATGTAGCACCAGTGGGATTTGAACACGAGCCGCATTATTGCGGTATAGAGTATGAGTATAGAATTGGACTCACCGTTATTacgacaaaatttaaaaaacttccATCCTGTTGGTGAAAGTATTTGCATGATTTTATAGGTGAAATTCTTTCTTAAAACCTCGTTGTGTTTGCTGTAGCTCTTGTACCAATCGTCCTCTTCTCTTGTGGTTAAAATAATCTGAAACGTTTAAACACTTGAGTGTGATATTTGCTTCCAATCCCAAAATATTACAGACATGAAAGAAAATACGACTTTGAGAAAGACAGACAGCTTGTTGGTGTCAGGATGCTCTTTTCTAATAAAGTTCTAAACCTTGTTTCTTTATAATCTCTATGCTTCGTGTTAAGTATTATTTCTATGTTATTGAGAAACTGTTAATGAAAcgtttttatgacaaaaccCAGTCCAATGTCTGGAATTGCTTGAATCATCTGCGTGATTATAGAGTAGAGTAGGTTTGGTTTATTGCAATAGTATAGTTTCAACAATACTTACCTTAGTATCTGGGAAAACTTGTAATAGCTCTTCCCAAATCAAGTTAGGCGGGCAGTCAGTCACTGCATCCACTGACTGATACATCTCTTTGAAATCTTCAATACTTCCACCACTGGATGAAAGTATCTTGGTCCACTTATCGCCATGATACCAGAAGTGATCAAGAAAATCATAGACGGTGTAACCCAACTCAGATAAAGCTGCAGCCAAGGACGTTGTCCCAGTCTTTGAGTACCCAGCTACTATCACTTTCATTGCTATATGCTATACCACATTCGCTGGGGTTACTAAAGCATTCGAAATTACGATAATTTATTACAGCTGATAGTAAATAATATGAGACAGGTGTTTTATGCCGGTTCAATGGACCTTAGCATAGTCTGTGTTATATATCATCTATGTATACTAAACAGGATCTACGTTGACAGGAAATATACTGTAGAGTAGCgcatttgtgtttgtttttacaCTTACGGTATCAAAACGTTGCTAATTACATTAAAAGCCAGGTAAGCACCAAACACTAACAGACAATCACAACGGcataaaatgtgcaaaaatgttGCTATAGTCAGTACCCAGGagagaaatttgaaaaaattattgtagCAAATGACCAAAACTTAACAATTTCATTCTTagtattatatatttttggtTGGTTTTCAGCATCGGTGCTCGCAAATGCCAATTCGGTTCCAGTTCCAATTTGTTCCAGTCCCAATGCGTGCGGAGAAGAAAATAGCTTCGTTCTTCAAGTCAACAAAAACGGccaagttgttgttttggctGAACAGGAAACCGGATGCTCGTTGTTGGTGTAGTTGTATCCCAAGCCACTATGGTGACAGTTGAAGTCACTGCGTGCAGACTTGAGGGAAAAGGGACCAGAATCGGAAACAGGTTTATATGGTGATGTGGCGATTGACTTGGCCTGCCACTGATGATGACGCCACTAAACAAGTGCGGCCAGCTCTCACCTAAGCAGGCCAAGTATATAACAGCCGAGTATATCCATCCATAAGTCGCGTTGACTTTTGGTTTGTGGTCTGAATTGGCAGCAGCAAGCGAGACGCTACAGTGAAGTGCCTTGGAGGCCAGCTTTGGTGGTCcgataattaatctttaagTTAGCTTGATAAACTCCTTTTATGATTAAACTAGTCAGTTATTGTCACGGTACGGTAAAGATTTGGGTAACAATTGTCAACTTAAAATAGCAGTGTTCGActaaaaatcttaaaatacCGGTAACCTCTGTGAAGTTAATTTAGCTGGTAAAATTGCATAGTTACCATGTAATAGTGTTTAGTGCCAAATTTTCACGTTCATGTTTCACGTTCACGTTCACGTTCATGTTTGCCCACCaaccaaaaattaattttcttttattctttCATAGCATACTTTGTACAAGTTATAGACGTCATCCGGATTTCAACCAATCAGGTGTCATATAATTTTCATAATCTTCATAATCTCCAACTGAACATTTGTATTTAAGGTATGTACTTAAGATAAGATATGGGGAAGATatctttttatttgaattaacTAAATGTTCTTGAAAACTCCTTTTGTCTATTCAACTCTTGACTCCACTGTTTATGCTCTCGCTTATTTATTTCTTCCAaccagcaaaatatttataatgttTAAATTCTTAAGTATACTCCAAATGTGGtcatatttttattgcattagAAGAAATTATGCGTGCACTATTTCCCAATACACACTTTTCAGAAAAGAGAAACTTGACTAAAACCATTCCTATTTATCTGATATGCTATAAAGCTATAAGTATAGCATATCAAAAAATATATGTCACAGAATATCTTATTTCTAGCCACTAACACTTTGACAGCACTTTTACGTCACTGAGATATGTTAACAAGAAGACGTGTAAATTCGTAAAACGCTGAGTGCTACCACAAGCTCTTGAAAAGCACTTTCAAAGACCAAATCTTACATAAATCTTACTTAAATCTAAACCCAGCAAACTATTTTATGTTTCAAGGGCTATCATGTAGAGTTGTAGACCGACATGTAGACAAAAATCCAGTCGCAAGTGGGCCTACACATTCAGATAGCTGGAATAACAGCTATATCCCGGCTTACTTCGCGTTGCTTCCTATGTTTTACCAAGTAGCCGCGCTCTAGAAACCTATACAACGGTTCGTGCATTATGTTGCAGGAAATCATGTGTGCGAGTAAGTATTCGCCAGTTTTGTTCATTGTAATTAATTCGTTTCTTTTGCGCAGGAAATTACTCACAAACAAACGCACGGCATATCTATAAGCAAATCACGTGAGTGCAACCAGGCTTGCTGCTGAAGAAAGGACAATAATATGCCGATTAAGTTCACATCCCGTTTAAGTTAGCAAAAAATCTTCGCAAAATCTACAGATTCGATTTTTTCGAAAGTTTGTGTGTACTTGCAGTAAACCAAACATATCATTAAAAACATGTCAATTTGTCatcaaaaaagttaaacaagcAACTTTTGTAAATTTGAATGTTAATAAAACATATCATGACCCGTCAGCTGATGCATATTGCAGCAGGCTAATTAGAAATTGCGTCTGTTGTACATACAAAAAGTTAAGCTGACTTTAGTCAAGGCATCCATCAATCTTGAATGGTTACTGGCCAGTGCCTTCAGCTTTGCtcatattatatatattaccCCCAACGTTACGTGATAACAGCTACTGTATTGACAAATTAATGATTGTTAAGTTCGCACAAACTACGCAGAATCAAATTGCGAACTTAACAGGAATCAACTGTGCTTAATCATATGTACAAAAAAGTGGCAAGCACAGGAAAACATACACGATTAGTTACAGGACAGCTGACATCATGGTTAGCAAGATACGGGAAATGATCATTTTATCGACGCTCTGCTACATATGCTTCGGTATGTCCTGCATATAGCTTTTGTGTATGCGCGAGAGAATTGTTGAATGTGTGTTATGTTTGCGCAAAAACTCGGGCCTAGTCAGTGAAATGTTTGCTTGTCACGTAATAACCCGATAGACAAACGTTCTTACCTGCTGAGACCAGAAAGCAACGTTAGCAAGTTTTCACGAATTATAACGACCGGTGGTTGCCTGTAGTTGTGAACAATTCGTCTGGTGCAATAAACTGTGGAAAACTGTAATGAAGATTATTGTGGCTGGATATTCGAAGACTGGGACCAAGTCAATGGTGTTGGCTTTATCTGAGTTAGGTTACAATGTTTACGATTTCTTTGACCACTTCTGGTATCATGGCGACCAATGGGCCCGGATTTATTCATCGGGCAGTGGTGGAACCATTGAGGATTTCAAAGAGATGTATCAGTCAGTGGATGCTGTCACTGATGCCCCACCATACATGTTTTGGGAAGAGATTTTGCAAGCATTTCCTGATGCTAAGGTAAGTTGTTAAAGTATTTTTCTTAACCAGGTGTTTTCAACCAGTGGAGCGAAGCCTATCGAAAAGCAATTATTTGGATCCctaaattttcaacttattgTCATCAAAAACTGCATTTCATAGAAGCAAATGGTGCAACAATAGGTCAAATGTATTTAGGGGTTATTTAGGAGAAATAAGAAAGGTTTGGAACTCCCTGTTCTAAGCTAACGCTTAACCAGATAATGTGTGCAGATTTGAAAACGTTGATGTATTTGGTGTAAGTTTGAAGACACACAACGTAACTCAAGTTCGGCGCATATTTTTCAAGGTAATTCTTACAACGAGAAATGACGAGGCCAGATGGTACCAAAGTCTTAGTAAGCAGACTAGAATGATGAAGGAAAATTTCACTTACAACCTCATGCAAATATTATCCCCAACTGGACGTAAATACTTCAGACATTATCGCGATGTAGGTGAGTCTTGGGCATAATTCATCATTGCTATCTTGTA
Proteins encoded in this window:
- the LOC143446253 gene encoding uncharacterized protein LOC143446253, encoding MKVIVAGYSKTGTTSLAAALSELGYTVYDFLDHFWYHGDKWTKILSSSGGSIEDFKEMYQSVDAVTDCPPNLIWEELLQVFPDTKIILTTREEDDWYKSYSKHNEVLRKNFTYKIMQILSPTGWKFFKFCRNNVMCRSGLHMRHPFYLSYHSNVILLKRGFRQHTKYCQQNCPPDKLLVYDVGQGWAPLCEFLGKEIPDKPFPHENVAGNVSDKLMATHPAFIRIQREAATTSVLLCLTLCLVTYKYHKFHPGKLLLDKLSSLFQRWFC
- the LOC143446835 gene encoding uncharacterized protein LOC143446835, whose protein sequence is MKIIVAGYSKTGTKSMVLALSELGYNVYDFFDHFWYHGDQWARIYSSGSGGTIEDFKEMYQSVDAVTDAPPYMFWEEILQAFPDAKVILTTRNDEARWYQSLSKQTRMMKENFTYNLMQILSPTGRKYFRHYRDVVSILWNIRMRSPFDYSFIDNEMWLRKRFRQHTQYCKQNCPPDKLLVYDVRQGWEPLCEFLGQEIPDKPFPHENAAGNIVDNLMVKHPALIRMQREMKVTVALLAFGLLFGSYKLLKHNSGAILQKLRPAVRWFQ